The genomic stretch TCGGAGCTATTGCGACATTCCACGGTCTCCCGTCGGCGGGAGGCATAGGACAACACTCTCTGTAGGAGACGGATAATGACCTCGAAGCGACCCATTCATCGGCCCGTTCATCGACCTGTTCAGCGATCCTTAGCCTCGTACCGGCTGCTCTCCGGCTTCCTCGCTTTGGCCTTCGCCCTGGGGCTGCTGCTGGGGCCCGCGGCCTCCGCCGGGGCGGCGGACCATGACTCCGAGCACGACCAGGCCGGTGACCACGAAGACCACCGCATGGTCTACGCCTACAAAATCGCCGGTCTCAGCGGCGGCTTCCTGGGGATTCAGCCCATCGACCTGACGCCGGAGCTGCGGCGCCACTACGGCGTGTCGGAAGACGCCGGCGTGCTGGTGGGCAAGGTGGTGCCGGACAGCCCCGCCTTCGCCGCCGGCCTGCAGGTGGGAGACATCGTGACCTCCGTCGGTGGCGAGGTGGTGGACAGCCCCGGTGACGTGCGGCGCCTGCTGGGCGACCACGAGGCCGGCGACACCGTGACTGTGCAGGTCTGGCGTAACGGCTCGCCGCTGGATCTCACCGCCACCCTCACCGAGCGCGAAGGGCTGGACATCGGCCCCCATGTCTTCGACTTCAAGGGGCTCGAATCTCTGGAGGGTTTGGAGGGCTTCGAAGGCCTGGAGGGATTGGAGGCTCTGAAAGCCCTCGAGGGCCTGGAGGATCTGGAAGGGCTCAAGGTGATGCCCCGAATCCACCTCGAGGACTTCGATCCCGGTGACTTCGATTTCGACTTCCACGCCGAAGGCTTCGACCCCGAGGCGATGGAGGAGCTGGAGGAGCGGCTTCAGGAGCTCTTCAACAGCGACGAGTGGCATGCCACGGTGCGCGGATTCGAAGAGCACCAGGGAGATCTCCAGCAGCGTCTGCAGGAGCTCGAGGAGCGCCTCCACGAGCTCGAAGGCGAGCTGGAGGAGCTGGGGGACGAGCCCCGCTGATTGCTTTATCCCGTTGCCGGCGGACTCAGCTCTCGAGCTCGCGTCGGTGCCGCATGGCACGCTGCGAAACCGGAACCATACGGCGAAAGTTTTCCATCGCCCCGGGGTTGATCCCGGGGCGATGGTGGTTTCTAGGAACCGGTGCAGGCAGTAGGCAATGACTACGGCCTGACCGCCTCCGCCCGGGGATCCAATCCCCGGGCTACTCAGTTACCGCCAGCTCCGCTGGCTCCGGAGGGGAGGCGTGGCGGAGCAAGTTCAGGGAGCCGGATTCATCCGGCGGTGCCCTGGGTAGCCCTGGGATTTTATCCCGGGGCGAGGGCGGGGGCCCTTGAGGCTGCCTTCCCGCATCTCAG from Acidobacteriota bacterium encodes the following:
- a CDS encoding PDZ domain-containing protein, which encodes MTSKRPIHRPVHRPVQRSLASYRLLSGFLALAFALGLLLGPAASAGAADHDSEHDQAGDHEDHRMVYAYKIAGLSGGFLGIQPIDLTPELRRHYGVSEDAGVLVGKVVPDSPAFAAGLQVGDIVTSVGGEVVDSPGDVRRLLGDHEAGDTVTVQVWRNGSPLDLTATLTEREGLDIGPHVFDFKGLESLEGLEGFEGLEGLEALKALEGLEDLEGLKVMPRIHLEDFDPGDFDFDFHAEGFDPEAMEELEERLQELFNSDEWHATVRGFEEHQGDLQQRLQELEERLHELEGELEELGDEPR